In Chloroflexota bacterium, a single window of DNA contains:
- a CDS encoding pyridoxamine 5'-phosphate oxidase family protein, whose product MNAPIENPQSKIQNFLAAHSTLALSTVNADGQPQSAPLFFAVDDDGSLLFVSSPKSRHSLNIAVNSQAAVTVHNEAWTWQEIAGVQMEGRVHHLPAGPGREHAWEVYKARFPFVVEFEDEVSRSEFYRFTPKWIRLIDNKVRFGFKEEIELP is encoded by the coding sequence ATGAACGCCCCAATCGAAAATCCGCAGTCCAAAATCCAAAATTTTCTGGCCGCTCACTCCACGCTGGCGCTCTCCACCGTCAACGCCGACGGCCAGCCGCAATCGGCCCCGCTCTTCTTCGCCGTTGACGACGATGGCTCGCTCCTCTTCGTCTCCAGCCCCAAAAGCCGCCACAGCCTGAACATCGCCGTCAACAGTCAGGCCGCGGTGACGGTTCACAACGAAGCGTGGACTTGGCAGGAAATCGCCGGGGTGCAGATGGAAGGCCGCGTTCACCACCTGCCCGCCGGGCCGGGCCGCGAGCACGCCTGGGAGGTGTACAAGGCCAGGTTCCCGTTCGTCGTCGAGTTCGAAGATGAAGTCTCGCGCAGTGAGTTCTATCGCTTCACGCCAAAGTGGATCAGGTTGATTGACAACAAAGTTCGATTTGGCTTCAAAGAGGAAATCGAACTACCGTGA
- the xpt gene encoding xanthine phosphoribosyltransferase, which produces MNALKERILKEGRNLGNGILKVDGFINHQVDPVLMNECGRELAARFSSVGATKVLTAEISGIAPALTTALHLGVPVVYARKTKPITMPDQIFLTLAPSHTKGRTVELIVSPEYLSHGERILIIDDFLATGQTILGLARLAQAAGSTVVGIGAVIEKTFEGGRAALAPLAVPIEALGIVTDMSDGKIILA; this is translated from the coding sequence GTGAACGCACTCAAAGAACGAATTCTCAAAGAAGGCCGTAATCTCGGCAACGGCATCCTCAAAGTTGACGGCTTCATTAATCACCAGGTTGACCCGGTTTTGATGAACGAATGCGGGCGTGAACTGGCCGCCCGCTTTTCATCTGTCGGCGCCACCAAAGTTCTCACCGCCGAAATCTCCGGCATCGCCCCTGCTCTCACCACCGCCCTGCACCTCGGCGTCCCCGTCGTCTACGCCCGCAAAACAAAACCGATCACGATGCCCGATCAAATCTTCCTCACCCTCGCTCCCTCGCACACTAAAGGCCGCACCGTCGAACTCATCGTCTCGCCAGAATACTTGTCTCACGGCGAGCGGATTCTGATCATTGACGACTTTCTCGCCACCGGCCAAACCATCCTCGGCCTGGCCCGCCTCGCTCAAGCCGCCGGCTCCACCGTCGTCGGCATTGGGGCCGTGATCGAAAAAACCTTTGAAGGCGGGCGGGCGGCGCTGGCGCCTCTGGCCGTGCCCATCGAAGCTCTCGGCATTGTCACCGACATGAGCGACGGCAAGATCATTCTCGCCTGA
- a CDS encoding SDR family oxidoreductase, with the protein MTPSKTILITGCSTGFGRITALHFAKLGWRVFGTVRKEADQESLLREKKERGEIVPLICDVTNESQVQELGRAVAAQTPTLDALVNNAGSAFAAPLELLPPDVLREQFDLNVIAQLAVTQAVMPLLKAAKGTIINVSSIGGRITSPLLGAYTASKFALEAISDTLRVELAPFRVKVVVIEPGSSPTAIWETSLSRALTMLAERNIDSRAYAPLIERVKETSVQRASVGFPPQLFADTVEKILVSPDPQTRYPIPASVGWVIRLRRFAPDKWWDGLVRRRTKW; encoded by the coding sequence ATGACACCTTCCAAAACCATATTGATCACCGGTTGTTCCACCGGCTTTGGCCGCATCACCGCTTTGCATTTTGCCAAACTTGGCTGGCGGGTGTTTGGTACCGTTCGCAAAGAGGCAGATCAGGAAAGCCTGCTGAGGGAAAAGAAGGAAAGAGGGGAAATTGTTCCGCTGATTTGCGATGTCACGAATGAGAGTCAGGTGCAAGAACTGGGCCGGGCGGTAGCGGCCCAAACGCCGACGCTCGACGCGCTGGTAAACAACGCCGGCTCGGCCTTTGCCGCGCCGCTGGAATTGCTCCCGCCCGATGTCCTGCGCGAACAGTTCGACCTGAATGTGATCGCCCAACTGGCCGTGACTCAGGCCGTGATGCCTTTGCTCAAGGCGGCGAAAGGAACGATCATCAACGTCAGCAGCATCGGCGGGCGGATCACCTCGCCCCTGCTCGGCGCTTACACCGCCAGCAAGTTTGCGCTGGAAGCCATCAGCGACACCTTGCGAGTGGAACTGGCCCCGTTTAGGGTAAAGGTGGTGGTGATCGAACCGGGATCAAGCCCCACTGCCATTTGGGAGACCAGCCTCAGCCGGGCATTGACGATGCTGGCCGAGCGCAACATTGACTCCCGCGCTTACGCGCCGCTGATTGAGCGGGTGAAAGAAACGTCAGTCCAGCGGGCCAGCGTCGGCTTCCCCCCCCAACTTTTCGCCGACACGGTTGAAAAGATTCTCGTCAGCCCCGATCCGCAAACCCGCTATCCCATCCCGGCCAGCGTCGGTTGGGTCATTCGCTTGCGCCGCTTTGCGCCCGACAAGTGGTGGGACGGGCTGGTGCGACGGCGAACGAAGTGGTGA
- a CDS encoding site-specific DNA-methyltransferase, with protein MNYIYQEDNLNVLEELHPNSVDLIYIDPPFNTGKSQSRTYIKVKQTPSGDRVGFKEQRYETINLGTKSYADNFGDEFLEFMEPRLQEARRVLSDRGALYFHIDYREVHYCRILLDKIFGPTNFLNEIIWAYDYGGKSKTRWPAKHDNILVYVKDPKQYIFNEHSFATHPKRKGSLRVSTADVWWHTIVPTASKEKTGYPTQKPLGIINPILEVSSNPGDVVLDFFAGSGTTGEACLRLGRKFILVDNNHQAIEVMKKRFGARDDITWYSSL; from the coding sequence ATGAATTATATATACCAAGAAGACAACCTCAATGTGCTCGAAGAATTACATCCTAATTCGGTAGATCTAATTTATATTGACCCCCCTTTCAACACGGGCAAATCGCAAAGTAGAACTTATATCAAAGTCAAGCAAACACCTAGTGGAGATCGAGTTGGTTTTAAAGAACAGCGATACGAAACGATTAATCTTGGAACGAAATCTTATGCTGACAATTTTGGCGATGAATTTCTAGAATTTATGGAACCTCGGCTTCAAGAGGCTAGGAGAGTATTGTCGGATCGTGGGGCGTTGTATTTTCATATTGACTATAGAGAGGTTCACTACTGCAGGATTCTTCTAGACAAAATCTTTGGCCCAACTAATTTCCTTAATGAAATAATTTGGGCATATGATTATGGTGGCAAATCAAAGACACGATGGCCCGCGAAGCACGACAATATACTCGTTTATGTCAAGGACCCAAAGCAATATATCTTCAATGAACATTCCTTTGCAACACATCCTAAGAGGAAAGGCTCACTCCGTGTTTCGACAGCTGATGTTTGGTGGCATACAATTGTACCAACTGCTAGCAAAGAAAAAACGGGATACCCTACACAGAAGCCATTAGGCATTATTAACCCAATACTGGAGGTTTCGTCAAATCCAGGCGATGTTGTATTGGATTTTTTTGCGGGAAGTGGAACGACTGGTGAAGCTTGTTTGCGACTTGGGCGAAAATTCATTTTAGTTGATAACAATCACCAGGCAATAGAAGTAATGAAGAAAAGATTCGGCGCTCGTGATGATATTACTTGGTATTCCTCGCTATGA
- a CDS encoding GxxExxY protein translates to MTELLHKALTASILRAYYDVYNGTSRIYPERFYDRAMAHDLNAMSVVCTLQPEWQVLYKEKIVGKQILDIVIAGEVVIENKAVPGLTRLHKAQLLSYLKATGKQVGLLLNFGGPKPEFERLYFAPREPRVAKSQIERAAASLTPSKLIDPRLVYEIVGGLFDVHATLGPGFIHRIYANACYHELKLRGLPVKPQKAIQVFYHGTILGELKFGHLRVGSEVLVFPAAIQNLADLHPEMLCDWLRDQQVPLGIVANFHDASLTPSFLKPKSV, encoded by the coding sequence ATGACTGAACTTCTCCATAAAGCCCTCACCGCCTCCATTCTCCGCGCCTATTACGACGTCTATAACGGCACATCGCGGATCTACCCGGAGCGGTTCTATGATCGGGCAATGGCGCATGACTTGAACGCGATGAGCGTCGTGTGTACGCTCCAACCGGAGTGGCAAGTTCTCTACAAAGAGAAAATCGTCGGCAAGCAAATTCTGGATATTGTCATTGCCGGAGAAGTCGTCATCGAAAACAAAGCCGTGCCGGGCCTCACTCGCTTGCACAAAGCCCAACTGCTTTCCTACCTCAAAGCGACAGGCAAGCAAGTTGGATTACTGCTCAACTTTGGCGGGCCGAAGCCGGAGTTTGAGCGGCTCTACTTCGCGCCACGCGAGCCGCGAGTGGCGAAGTCACAAATCGAACGCGCTGCCGCCAGCCTCACTCCGTCAAAACTGATCGATCCAAGGCTGGTCTACGAAATCGTCGGCGGGCTGTTTGACGTTCATGCTACACTGGGGCCGGGATTTATTCACCGCATCTACGCCAACGCCTGCTATCACGAACTCAAATTGCGCGGCCTCCCGGTCAAACCGCAAAAAGCCATTCAGGTTTTCTATCACGGCACAATCCTCGGCGAACTCAAGTTCGGCCACCTGCGCGTTGGCAGTGAAGTGCTGGTCTTTCCCGCCGCCATCCAAAACCTTGCCGACCTCCACCCTGAAATGCTCTGCGACTGGTTGCGTGATCAGCAAGTTCCGTTGGGCATCGTCGCCAACTTTCACGACGCCTCACTCACTCCCTCTTTCCTCAAACCCAAATCCGTATAA
- a CDS encoding response regulator, producing the protein MKPPIVLIIDDDREIVHLIETTLSAKGYNLSAAFDARQGLALALSDPPDLILLDYGLPGKDGLALLKDLRATPDMENVPVIMITARPSSELVNEVRQYRVSGFIAKPFDIGLLVERVMKIVPLASDEQNRS; encoded by the coding sequence GTGAAGCCCCCTATCGTACTTATCATTGACGACGACCGAGAAATCGTCCATCTAATTGAAACTACCCTCAGCGCCAAAGGCTACAACCTGTCGGCGGCATTCGATGCCCGCCAGGGCCTGGCCCTGGCCCTCAGCGACCCGCCCGACCTCATCCTGCTCGACTACGGCCTGCCCGGCAAGGACGGCCTGGCCCTGCTCAAAGACCTGCGGGCCACGCCCGACATGGAGAACGTGCCGGTCATCATGATCACCGCCCGGCCTTCGTCCGAGTTGGTGAATGAAGTCAGGCAGTATCGAGTCTCCGGCTTCATCGCCAAACCGTTCGATATCGGCCTGCTCGTAGAACGGGTGATGAAAATCGTGCCACTGGCGAGCGATGAACAGAACCGTTCATGA
- a CDS encoding DEAD/DEAH box helicase yields MMPLLDRLRLDPKFMANVAAWEKIPSRSARYADFPKRLDSRLIEALNRRGISSLYTHQADSVEAALRGENLVVVTGTASGKTLCYNLPILQTCLHDSSARALYLFPTKALAQDQAAELSALTSNLQPQISIRIYDGDTSQNQRPAIRREAQLLITNPDMLHTGVLPHHTKWSELFANLRWVVLDELHTYRGVFGSHVANVIRRLKRICKFYGSDPQFICASATIANPKELAEKLLEAPVTLVSNDGSPRAEKHFILYNPPLIDPALGLRRSYTLESKEIAAQFIGDGVQTVVFGRARATVEVLLGYVRDAAEKFQIDPKAIRGYRGGYLPNERREIERGLRDGSVRGVVATNALELGVDIGQLGAAVIAGYPGSIASLWQQAGRAGRRSETSAVAFVASAAPLDQYIALHPRYIFESSPEHALINPDNLAILLSHVRCAAFELPFEEGETFGEAGEALLEILEESGEVHESGGTATWVGDSYPAEAVSLRTSGDDRVVIQDVTDGKPVVIGEVDSVRAPIHVHTGAVYLHEGRQYLVAELKWDERIATVTATEADYYTQASESATLEVLDVTDADERGPARKAHGTALVTSQASGYRKVKRYTHETVGFGEIDLPPREFQTTAYWLWIAPEIAEQLMDEGVLLRPNDYGPNWEAQRNAARARDNFRCQQCNAVEPRDGPQHHVHHLRPFREFGYVRGENENYKLANELDNLMTLCPSCHRQVESANRAKSALGGLAHALGNLAPLYLMCDPRDLSNLVESKSKETGGPTITFYDGVPEGIGLSGRLYELHDELLRGALELVRDCPCSDGCPACIGPVGADGGESKALTVRLVDALMR; encoded by the coding sequence ATGATGCCTTTGCTTGATCGCCTGCGCCTCGATCCCAAATTCATGGCCAACGTCGCCGCCTGGGAAAAGATTCCGTCGCGCTCGGCGCGCTACGCCGATTTTCCAAAGCGACTCGACTCGCGGCTGATCGAAGCCCTGAACCGGCGCGGCATCTCGTCGCTCTACACCCACCAGGCCGACTCAGTGGAAGCCGCCTTGCGTGGGGAAAATCTGGTCGTCGTCACCGGCACCGCCTCCGGCAAAACGCTGTGCTACAACCTGCCCATTCTGCAAACATGCTTGCACGACTCCTCCGCCCGCGCCCTCTATCTCTTCCCCACCAAAGCCCTTGCCCAGGATCAAGCCGCCGAGTTGAGCGCTCTAACCTCTAACCTCCAACCTCAAATCTCCATCCGCATCTACGATGGCGACACTTCGCAAAACCAACGTCCCGCTATCCGCCGCGAAGCCCAATTACTAATAACTAATCCCGACATGCTCCATACCGGCGTTCTTCCTCATCACACCAAATGGTCAGAGTTGTTCGCTAACCTGCGCTGGGTGGTGCTAGACGAACTGCACACCTATCGCGGCGTGTTCGGCTCGCACGTGGCCAACGTCATCCGGCGCTTGAAACGCATCTGCAAGTTTTACGGCAGTGATCCGCAATTCATCTGCGCCTCGGCCACCATTGCCAACCCCAAAGAACTGGCCGAGAAACTGCTCGAAGCGCCGGTGACACTCGTGAGCAACGACGGCTCGCCCCGCGCCGAAAAACATTTCATTCTCTACAATCCGCCACTCATCGATCCTGCGCTTGGCCTGCGCCGCTCTTACACGTTGGAAAGCAAAGAGATCGCCGCCCAGTTTATCGGCGATGGTGTGCAAACGGTTGTGTTTGGCCGCGCCCGCGCCACCGTCGAAGTTCTGCTTGGCTACGTGCGCGACGCGGCGGAGAAATTTCAAATTGACCCCAAAGCCATTCGCGGCTATCGCGGCGGCTACCTGCCTAACGAGCGGCGCGAGATCGAGCGCGGTCTGCGCGACGGCTCGGTGCGCGGCGTGGTGGCCACCAACGCCCTCGAGCTTGGGGTGGACATCGGTCAACTTGGGGCGGCGGTGATTGCCGGCTACCCCGGCAGTATCGCCAGTTTGTGGCAACAGGCGGGCCGGGCGGGCCGCCGATCAGAAACGTCAGCCGTTGCCTTCGTGGCCTCCGCCGCGCCGCTCGATCAGTACATCGCCCTCCACCCGCGCTACATTTTCGAGTCGTCGCCCGAACACGCCCTCATCAACCCCGACAACCTTGCCATTTTGCTCAGCCACGTTCGTTGCGCCGCGTTTGAACTGCCGTTTGAAGAAGGCGAAACTTTTGGTGAAGCCGGTGAGGCGTTGTTGGAGATTTTGGAAGAGTCGGGTGAGGTGCACGAGTCGGGTGGAACGGCGACGTGGGTGGGGGACTCTTACCCGGCAGAGGCGGTATCCCTGAGAACGAGCGGTGATGATCGTGTCGTCATCCAGGACGTGACCGACGGCAAACCCGTCGTTATCGGGGAAGTGGATTCTGTCCGCGCCCCGATTCACGTTCACACCGGTGCCGTCTATCTGCATGAAGGGCGGCAGTATCTTGTCGCCGAGTTGAAATGGGATGAACGCATCGCAACGGTGACGGCGACCGAAGCCGACTATTACACCCAGGCCAGCGAGTCGGCGACGTTGGAAGTGCTGGACGTGACCGACGCCGACGAACGCGGCCCGGCGCGCAAGGCGCACGGCACGGCGTTGGTCACCTCGCAGGCGAGCGGCTATCGCAAAGTCAAACGTTACACGCACGAGACAGTTGGCTTTGGCGAGATTGATCTTCCGCCGCGCGAGTTTCAGACGACGGCTTACTGGTTGTGGATCGCGCCGGAGATCGCCGAGCAGTTGATGGACGAGGGTGTGTTGCTTAGGCCGAACGATTACGGTCCAAACTGGGAAGCGCAAAGAAACGCCGCCCGTGCTCGCGACAACTTCCGTTGCCAGCAGTGCAACGCCGTTGAGCCACGCGACGGCCCACAGCATCACGTCCATCACCTGCGCCCGTTCCGCGAGTTTGGCTACGTGCGCGGCGAGAACGAAAATTACAAACTCGCCAACGAACTCGATAACTTGATGACGCTCTGCCCGTCGTGCCATCGCCAAGTCGAGTCGGCCAATCGCGCCAAATCGGCGCTGGGCGGGCTGGCTCATGCTCTGGGCAACCTGGCCCCGCTTTACCTGATGTGCGACCCGCGTGACCTCTCTAACCTGGTCGAGTCGAAATCGAAAGAGACCGGCGGCCCGACGATCACGTTTTACGACGGCGTGCCGGAAGGCATCGGCCTGAGCGGGCGGCTCTACGAACTGCATGATGAGCTTCTGCGCGGGGCGCTGGAGTTGGTGCGCGACTGCCCGTGCAGTGACGGTTGCCCGGCCTGCATTGGGCCGGTTGGGGCGGATGGCGGGGAATCGAAGGCGTTGACGGTGAGGCTAGTGGATGCTTTGATGAGGTAG
- a CDS encoding class I SAM-dependent methyltransferase produces MTGHSDKAALRGEPSYVWRAGQARRLNLIREAAPTIEGGRVLVDGCGVGMYVEKLGAFAACAHGLDIEFDRVAEAAKRLDHLVCGAGEFLPYASDSFDAILSHEVIEHVQDDVAAVREMIRVLRSPDPESGRPGGRLVLFCPNRWYPVETHGVYWRGRYHFGNIPLVNYLPDPLRNKLAPHVRAYTTGGLRKLFNGLPVKIVRHAIIFGGYDNLIARLGALGKVIRGGLYVFENTPLQSLGLSHFLVAEKL; encoded by the coding sequence GTGACCGGGCATTCTGATAAAGCCGCCCTGCGCGGCGAGCCGTCTTACGTGTGGCGGGCGGGGCAGGCGCGGCGGCTAAACCTGATTCGCGAGGCCGCGCCGACGATCGAAGGCGGCCGGGTTCTGGTGGATGGTTGCGGCGTGGGGATGTACGTCGAAAAGCTTGGCGCGTTTGCGGCCTGCGCTCACGGCTTGGACATAGAATTTGATCGGGTGGCCGAGGCGGCTAAACGTTTGGATCACCTGGTGTGCGGCGCGGGTGAGTTCCTGCCGTATGCCTCAGACTCGTTCGATGCGATCTTGTCGCATGAAGTGATCGAGCATGTTCAGGACGATGTCGCCGCCGTTCGTGAGATGATCCGGGTTCTACGCAGCCCCGACCCCGAGTCGGGGAGACCGGGCGGGCGGCTCGTGCTCTTCTGCCCCAATCGTTGGTATCCGGTGGAGACTCACGGCGTCTACTGGCGCGGGCGCTATCACTTCGGCAACATCCCGCTCGTCAACTATTTGCCCGACCCGCTTCGCAACAAACTCGCGCCGCACGTTCGGGCTTACACGACCGGCGGCTTGCGTAAACTTTTCAACGGTCTGCCGGTGAAGATCGTCCGCCACGCGATCATCTTCGGCGGCTACGACAACCTCATTGCCCGGCTGGGCGCGCTGGGCAAAGTGATTCGCGGCGGGTTGTATGTGTTCGAGAACACGCCCCTCCAGAGTCTTGGCCTCTCGCACTTTCTCGTAGCCGAGAAACTCTAA
- a CDS encoding site-specific DNA-methyltransferase: MKNRIYFGDDLKILEELDDGSATLIYIKPPVEIDNLWRLPLSNESTKAITIGSRKYTDLYDQYLEFLEPRLVQARRVLSSKGTIYFHSTPEKAHYCKALLLDEIFGSDNFLNEAIWVYSNTRQKSERRWLEKHDNILVYIKDFDNYIFNTDDIDRLAYMAPNLVGKKKRSRGKLPTDTWFEELTPNGLLSQIIKASSNRKDLVVQLFAIDGSVGETCLKLGRKFILLSNSKKAMKKTAKSLEGKSNIEWLEFATHSKGKRRGPTRSEF, translated from the coding sequence ATGAAGAATCGGATATATTTCGGCGATGACTTGAAAATACTAGAAGAGTTAGATGACGGTTCAGCAACTCTTATTTATATAAAGCCGCCTGTGGAAATTGACAATCTTTGGCGATTGCCCCTAAGCAACGAAAGCACCAAAGCGATTACGATTGGCTCCAGAAAATATACTGACCTATATGATCAATACTTGGAATTTTTAGAGCCCAGGCTCGTACAAGCTCGCAGGGTTTTGTCATCTAAAGGAACAATTTATTTCCACTCCACTCCCGAAAAAGCACATTATTGTAAAGCTTTACTATTAGACGAAATTTTCGGGTCAGATAATTTTCTCAATGAAGCCATCTGGGTATATTCGAATACTCGACAAAAATCCGAGAGACGATGGCTTGAGAAGCACGACAATATCCTTGTGTACATCAAAGATTTCGACAACTACATCTTCAACACTGATGATATAGATCGACTCGCTTACATGGCTCCTAATCTCGTCGGAAAAAAGAAAAGGAGCAGGGGAAAGCTACCAACAGATACTTGGTTTGAAGAGTTGACTCCTAATGGGCTTCTCAGCCAAATTATAAAAGCATCATCGAACCGAAAAGATCTGGTCGTTCAATTGTTTGCTATTGATGGTTCTGTTGGAGAAACCTGTTTGAAGCTGGGGCGGAAATTTATTCTACTTAGCAACAGCAAGAAAGCGATGAAGAAGACAGCTAAATCACTTGAAGGAAAATCAAATATAGAATGGTTGGAATTCGCAACGCATAGCAAAGGAAAAAGACGTGGGCCAACAAGAAGCGAGTTCTGA
- a CDS encoding caspase family protein, protein MLQLTSRVTILAVGVEHYKNLGPLEGPANDVENLRSLLVEDRDTALFKPSQFKSIINPTVVQLRHAINDYTMGRSADGDILIFYFSGHGSPIGSNDFGFCTVDTVWHPTEETMLPLSVVRFSDILQTLLIKNVTPVIIIDACYSGMAGRSLHIPSSMLITNMRGEVQKDNASNYALLCSCASNETSITTRWGGIFSHYLIEAARRGVPSQKETPFLTLQGIFPALRTLVESYTTGESIPRLHLGDTLPQFPFVRNTLFEPRRESFARYFIEIIKALWNKGQARELSPEEIRSLCGNGAYGNHNKLSYEPWGLVEDVPNAKKKRQLTDKGKAFAQGKVKIPKTIIRDPNTGNYVSDHNTKQVGILEFRTKRRKR, encoded by the coding sequence ATGCTTCAACTAACATCTCGTGTCACTATTCTCGCTGTCGGCGTCGAGCATTATAAGAATCTTGGCCCACTTGAAGGTCCAGCGAATGATGTTGAGAACTTGAGGAGTTTGCTTGTAGAAGACCGAGACACGGCTCTCTTCAAGCCCAGTCAGTTCAAATCTATAATCAACCCGACTGTTGTTCAGTTACGCCACGCCATAAATGACTACACAATGGGTCGTTCAGCAGATGGCGATATTCTGATTTTTTATTTCTCCGGGCATGGGTCTCCAATCGGCTCTAATGATTTTGGCTTCTGTACGGTTGATACTGTTTGGCATCCGACTGAAGAGACAATGTTGCCGTTGAGTGTTGTGCGTTTTAGCGACATCCTTCAAACATTGCTTATAAAGAATGTAACCCCCGTAATCATTATTGACGCATGTTATAGCGGTATGGCAGGTCGCTCCCTGCACATCCCCAGCAGTATGCTCATCACGAACATGCGTGGAGAAGTGCAAAAGGACAATGCGAGCAATTATGCTCTGTTATGTTCCTGCGCGAGTAATGAAACGTCTATTACTACCCGATGGGGCGGCATATTTAGCCATTACTTAATCGAAGCCGCGCGACGAGGCGTTCCCTCTCAAAAAGAAACTCCGTTCCTGACTCTTCAAGGCATTTTCCCAGCACTACGAACCTTGGTTGAAAGTTATACTACGGGAGAGTCAATACCTCGTCTGCATTTAGGCGATACACTGCCTCAGTTCCCTTTTGTCAGAAACACTCTTTTCGAACCGCGACGCGAGAGTTTTGCGCGATACTTCATTGAAATAATTAAAGCATTGTGGAACAAAGGTCAGGCAAGAGAATTAAGCCCTGAAGAAATCCGTAGCCTTTGTGGTAATGGTGCTTATGGCAATCACAACAAATTGAGTTACGAGCCTTGGGGTTTAGTGGAAGACGTTCCAAATGCTAAAAAGAAACGGCAACTTACAGATAAAGGCAAAGCCTTCGCTCAGGGCAAGGTAAAAATTCCAAAGACAATTATTCGTGACCCTAACACAGGCAATTATGTTTCAGATCACAACACCAAACAGGTGGGTATATTAGAGTTTAGAACAAAACGCCGCAAACGTTAG
- the guaA gene encoding glutamine-hydrolyzing GMP synthase, translating into MDSIVILDFGSQYSQLIARRVREARVYCELFPWNAPAEKVLALQPKAFILSGGPNSVYEPGAPTLPAYVLDSGLPVLGICYGMQLMARALGGHVAPGSQREYGRTNIQTSSDSTLFYGIRNTHYVWMSHGDKVDQLPPGFTVTATSPNCPIAALEDSTRRLFALQFHPEVNHTQHGREILQAFIRQIEIKAEWTPGSIVDDAIQKIQAQVGSDKVLAAVSGGVDSTVAAALVHRAVGDQLTCFYIDTGLMRAGESGQVVATFRENLHAKLHPVNAVEDFMEALAGVADPERKRKIIGEKFIRCFEREARRLGSDAKFLVQGTIYPDVVESSGKGREQAAKIKTHHNVGGLPDDLQFSLVEPLRFLFKDEVRAVGAELGLPDEMVWRQPFPGPGLAIRCLGEVTWERLEKLRAADKIFTDELRAAGMLRGDTAQAFAVLLPVKSVGVMGDYRTYEETIVLRAVTTDDFMTADWARLPYDLLAKVSSRIVNEVKGVNRVAYDISSKPPATIEWE; encoded by the coding sequence ATGGACTCCATCGTCATCCTCGACTTCGGCTCACAATACTCGCAACTCATCGCCCGCCGCGTCCGCGAAGCGCGCGTCTACTGTGAACTCTTCCCCTGGAACGCGCCCGCCGAAAAAGTTCTGGCCCTGCAACCCAAAGCCTTCATCCTCTCCGGCGGCCCCAACTCGGTCTACGAACCCGGCGCGCCGACTCTGCCCGCCTACGTCCTCGACTCCGGCCTGCCCGTCCTCGGCATCTGCTACGGCATGCAACTCATGGCTCGCGCCCTCGGCGGCCACGTTGCGCCCGGTTCCCAACGCGAATACGGCCGCACCAACATTCAAACGTCAAGTGACTCAACCCTGTTTTACGGAATACGCAACACGCACTACGTCTGGATGTCCCACGGCGACAAAGTTGATCAACTTCCTCCCGGCTTCACCGTCACCGCCACCAGCCCCAACTGCCCCATCGCCGCCCTGGAAGATTCAACCCGGCGGCTCTTCGCCCTCCAATTTCACCCCGAAGTCAACCACACCCAGCACGGGCGTGAAATTCTCCAAGCTTTCATTCGACAAATTGAAATCAAAGCTGAGTGGACTCCCGGCTCGATTGTGGACGATGCGATTCAGAAGATTCAGGCGCAAGTGGGCAGTGACAAAGTGTTGGCCGCCGTGAGCGGGGGTGTGGACTCTACCGTCGCCGCCGCCCTCGTCCATCGCGCCGTCGGCGACCAACTCACCTGCTTCTACATTGATACCGGCCTCATGCGCGCCGGCGAGTCCGGGCAAGTCGTCGCCACGTTCCGCGAGAACCTGCACGCGAAGCTGCACCCTGTCAATGCCGTCGAAGACTTCATGGAAGCGCTGGCCGGCGTGGCCGACCCGGAGCGCAAACGCAAGATCATCGGCGAAAAATTCATCCGCTGTTTCGAGCGCGAAGCGCGGCGGCTTGGGAGCGACGCCAAATTTTTAGTGCAAGGCACAATTTATCCCGACGTCGTTGAGTCGAGCGGCAAAGGGCGGGAGCAAGCGGCCAAGATCAAAACCCACCACAACGTCGGCGGCCTCCCCGACGATTTGCAATTCAGCCTCGTCGAGCCACTGCGCTTCTTATTCAAAGATGAAGTGCGGGCTGTCGGCGCAGAACTTGGCCTGCCCGACGAAATGGTGTGGCGGCAACCGTTCCCCGGCCCCGGTCTCGCCATCCGCTGTTTGGGCGAAGTGACCTGGGAGCGTTTAGAGAAACTGCGCGCTGCCGACAAAATCTTCACCGATGAACTGCGCGCCGCCGGAATGTTGAGAGGTGATACGGCGCAAGCGTTTGCCGTTCTCCTGCCGGTGAAGTCCGTCGGCGTGATGGGCGACTATCGAACTTATGAAGAAACCATTGTCTTGCGCGCTGTCACCACCGACGACTTCATGACCGCCGACTGGGCGCGCTTGCCTTATGACTTGCTGGCCAAAGTCTCCAGTCGCATTGTCAACGAAGTCAAAGGCGTCAACCGCGTGGCTTACGACATCTCAAGCAAGCCGCCGGCGACGATTGAGTGGGAATGA